ATTGAACTCCAGAAACTGgggattgtttttgtttggccATGAGTATCAGCACCGCAGCCTGCCTTGCTTGTGTTGTCAGTGACAAGTTAAAATCTGGCAGCAATAAATTGGCTAATTAGACACCCAGGTGATACTGCAGTTGGTGCTTCCCTGCTGGTGAGATGCTGGGATTTCCCTAACATTGTATATCCTCTTACTTGCTAGTTTTAGTGCTTACATTCGATCCGTTCTGATCAATTTTAACTGAATGCAGTGGGAGAGCAATGAACGGGCTACTTGTTGTTTACAGTATATTTTACTGGAAAACAATACCAAAAGTAGGTCTCTGCCTCCGTACTTCTGCTCTCCCTGTAATGAAGCTAACTGCTTTTAATTATAGCCTGTGGAGACACTGCCGAATAAATTAATCTCTGTTTAAAGTCTGGATTCTGCTTTCTTACTTGGCATCTGAATGTTTGGCAGCTGTAAATAAAGTCCAGAGCTAAGAGAGAGCAGGACCACGTACATGATAAATGTGTCAGACCTCTATACTGTAAAGTCTTTAAGAAACAGCAGAGATGGAACGTTCACGTGCCTTTTCAATGTGAGCTTTTCATCCAGTTGTGATGGTGTTTGCAACAGCTAGAAACTCCAAGAGCCAAAGGAATCACACTGCTCTTGAAATGACCGGCCGAAGTGGAAAAAAGTTAAAGAGGTCAGGtatcctcattttcttttccactgagaCGGAAGTTGATTTGGAAATGTTCCTTGCTGAAACTGAAGTTGTATTTCCAGTAGTTGGGAGGAGCTCCCAGATTACATTACCCCACCCACGTCTGGTTGCTTTCGGTTTACCTGGGGAAATTCTACAAGGAAACTGAAGTAGAAAAAGAggacagcagcaaaaggaagagcACAGAGAGCCTACCTAAAATGATACAAAATTAAAGTAGTGCCTCAAACAGGTATGCCCTCATTTTGAGTTACGTTCAGCAGAGATGACGAGTGCTAGCAGTCTGTTTACTGGGCATGGCATCCTGTGGGTATTCACAAATCTCATCTAAAGCAGATCACGTCACCTGTTTGTTCACCCACTGATAAAACAGTGCGTTTTTCTGTGGGGggggaaatgcttttctttgtttttatacaaTAAATCAAACTGTGGAAAACACTGACTTTATAACATTACAGCCACGAGCAGATTCTTGTTTGCCTGATATTGGAATAGTTTGCCATGTTGTTTATACAACTTCTCTCACACATGCAGTTGAAATTAGCATGGTGCGTAAGGAATATCATCGGTGTATCCTGGGCTCTTCTCAGTATTTCTTCTAATCCTTTCCAAAACAGAAGTAATTATGTGTCATCTATGAGGAATTTACAATACAGAATAGTATGCTCCTTGAGAGTCTTTCTTAAGACATATGTATGTGAGGCTTAGAGAAATCATGCCCCTGTATGGTTGCTTTTGAACACAGCTGATATGACAGTGatactgctgtgcattttttgCCTTCGTTTTCCTGTCCATCTTGGGCTCTGGCCTAGAAGTTGGTGTCAGATGGTTACTTTGATTCTCAAAGTAGCACTATGAAGGAGTTGTGGCAGAGTGTAAAAGTCGTGGCCACAAAGACTTGCTGATGGTGTttgttgttggggtttttgtatattttggttctgttttgtttgttttgccctCCCCCAACGTTGTTCTTTTGGAGCAGGAAATCACAGGAACAGTTTGTCAGGAGAAGCCTCGTGCCACTAGAGCCGTGTATCCGCATCTCGGGTCTGCAGAAGTAAAGGACTGAAGCGAGTTCACTGCATGGTGTGAGAAGGCAGCCCTTTGTCTGCACGGGCTCTCTACAAAGTGATCTTGGGGGACTCATAACCAAGAATCTTAAATACTGCAGATGTGGctgatcttcatggccctctGCGCCACATACCAAAACTGGGTAGTGCCAGATAGCCTGTTCGTTCTTCATCAAGCCAAGCAAGAAGGGTGCTTTGTGCTTATTGCAGGTGGGAAATGATGGCATCTGCCAGGAATGTCCTGTGTGGGTCAGAGCCAGGCTAAAGGGTGGAACTTCAAGATGTAATGGCATCGACTTCAGTAGCACTGGATAAATTATTCCCTCCCGCAGCAGGGGTTTAGCCTGTGTAAGCACAGCCCCTCTGTTCGATGTAGGACATGGTGCCAGCATGGGAGCCGTGCCTGAAAACCTTATAGCCCAGAGGAAACAggctttcctgcagctttcttgcTGAGGTTTTTAatggttcttctctgcctttgtcTTGAGCCCCATGCCCAGCAGTCCATGCTGAAATCAGCAGAGGTTCACCACTTTAGTGGCTAGACTTCATCTAGTATCATAACATTGCTTGTATGCTTTAAGTATTAGTACCAGGAGTTAGCATAACAAAACTGTAGTCAGTCCCCAGAGAACATAAGGTTTGCCAGAAACATGCTAAATTTGTGcattcttgtttgctttctgctgcttgtttgttttggtgggtTTGAGAGCTGTTAGGGAATCAAACCTGTCTCCGCAAGCACAACTACCtgacattttcttcagcattcaAAAATAGAAGATGAACTTCTGATGTTATCACATGTCTGCAAGGGTTTAGGGCTTATCGGCAACCAGCTAAGACATGGAAGTCATATAGGAAGAACTGGGGCCGCCTGAAAAATCCTTCTTATACACCAAGGAGCTCAGAACTCTTTAAAAGCACCTGGGCTCCATGAaggtgcctttgcagtgcccACAGAAGGAGGGAGACTTGGAAGGCATAGTTTGATCAAAAGGAACTCCATATTGCCACAGTGTTGTTCCTTTGCACGCTTGCTTCTGGCTCACGTGTCAGCCAGAGGAGATATGTGGGCAGAGTGTGTTTAGGAGCCTGGAACTTCTAATTCATTCTCTAGCACCAGGCATATGGGTATATATGAAGCATTTTTTTAAGATAGCTTTTAACTGTAGTTCCTGTGTTTGGGAATGCGGTTAAAGTCATACTAAGCCAGATTAAGCGCTCAATAGCTTCAAATCCCTTTATTCTCAGCTGGGATCGCAGATGCTCAGCAATGTGTAGTAAGGACGAGTTGGTTGAGGGAGGGCTCGGATGTGAATGATGCTGGGTACGTTTCTAAGGATTAGGAAAATTCTACCGAGCAGCAATAACATCAAGCACTGCTAACAGCAACTGTAGGTTTCGCACTGAGATGCCTCATGAGATGCAAATcggagaaaaggaggagaaatgaaTAAAGATGATTCTAAAATGTGACACAGTAAAGTACAGTCTAAAAGTACGTGACTTACAAAGAACACTGGGAAAATAGGaagctttaatttctttaaacCCCCCCCAAACTCTGCAGCCTCCTTTAAGTTCTGAAAGGAACTTAATTAATGTTCTTTGCTGTCACCTTAAAATGTTCTGCATGCCGCTCCACCTTCTCATTCCCttttctgctgtcactcagGAGACTAGGCTTCCTAAAGGAGGTTTGGAGACTTGGGAGTACTTGTTGAGAAAGACAGGATATGGTGGAACACCTCACAGTGGTGTTAGGATCAGACCTCAGAATAATGAATTCATTTCTGAGAACCTTTCTGTTGATTCACAAGGTGGGCTGGTGAAGCATCAACACCATTTCAAGACAGTCTTGTTGTACGTGGAAGAAACAGATCTATTCGGAATGTAGCTGTTCCACAAAAAAATACTGTCACAAATAAGGTGTAATATCAGGCATCATACCAGATGCTTTGCCTTGCTGTTGGAGCCTGAGCACTATGCTCAGTGCTGTCTGCGTTGTACTAAAGCATGGCTGAGTTTCACTCTGGCTGCTATCCCCAGGGCCCTCATGAAGAGGAGATTCATATCTCGTGAGATTACCCCACCGAGcaaagaaatggaataaataatACTACTCTTCTACTTCTGTCAAGAATAGTAGCTCACAGAAAGAGCTTTTAAAGGCAGTGTCAGCATGGGCTAGATACGGCaccagtgtggaaaaaaaagacatccttcacaagaacagcacagcaaaatgagGCCAATGTGAGCCTAACGGGTGGTGGAAAACAGTGAGccgttttttttcctccttcctaaTGCAAGCCTGCAGGGGTTTATTTGCCAGCGTGTGTGAGACTTAGGGCAAATCATCTTGATGAAAGTCTACTACAACAGGAGCTCAAAATAAATCATGGTAGTGGCGGGGATCTTATTTGGAACCAATTAGAGCTTGTGCAGCTCGTTTCTCCTTGACAGCTTTAATGAATCTATCAACACAGAACACAGGACATAGAAGATTTTACAGTAGTCGCTATTAGGACGAAGGCCACCAGCTATCTGGTTCCTCCCGCAGTACTATGCAATGCTTTGTAAAGATGAAGAAGGTTGTTATGGTAAGGTAGTCATGTGTGAAGAGCCAGGAGACCTAAAATGAGTTGACTAATTTGACGGTGCTGTAAGTGGAGGAGGAGATGCTCCCCAGGACAAttgctcttctccagactgcaGAAAGTCTTGCGACAGCCTGCTTGGAATCAATGCAGAGTATATTCCAGAATCCTGTATTCTCATTAGGGAAAATGAACTCTCTTTTTATTTGTCATTAATATTAAAAGTTCACGGCGTATTTTTATAACACGTGATGCCATTTGGTTCTATTTCATCTGAAAGTCACAGGCAGTTTGCTGTATCACCTCCAGTCTTTGGTGAGTACAACCACCGCACAACCATCTGTTGAACACTATTCCCTGGCTCTTGTTGCGGCTCTGTTTCAGTTTCACTTATTTAAGTGCATGAAAAATAGCGTAGCGCTActtagaaaaggaaggaaaaaggtcTAAGCTTAGCAAAGACATTAAGGAGGGGAAGTTCTGCTGACAAGGGGAGGTCCATGACTGTGTAAAAGTGCAGTCCTGTCTGTACTGttatcattttcctttatcGTCCCATGTGTTGTAACAAAAGAGAGTGTAATAATCCAGTATTAAGCGTGTGAGTCAGAGggaaaacataaaatagaacGTATCTGGGAATGGAACTTTGGGATGTCATTATAGTCTTTGCTTACAGGCTTCCTGTGTAACACTCTTTCCTCCAAAGGAAACTCAGCAGAccagggagaagaaagaattaGTGCTGTTTTATGTGatgttatttattctttcatgTTCCGTAGGACCTCATTAGAAGGACGATAGATGAGTTCCAGCAGCGTGTGCATGTTATAATTGGCAGTACAAATGAGATTATAGTATGAGAATCCTTGATGGTGTGCAGGGAATTAAGAGGCGGGAGCCCATATACATAGGCAAGCATGTGCTCAGGGGGATTGAGCACTGGGTAAGGCTTTCCAGGAGAGGAACCACAGAGCTGGAGGCTGAATCAAAGTCATCGGGCCTTAATCTTCAGGAAGATACTTCAGCACGTGTCTGAATGTAAGAGTATCTGTCTACCACCGAAGTCAATAGAGCTTAAGTTGGGTCTTGATAGTTTAAGTGTGTTTAAGAGCTTTCTTTAAGCAGCAGGGACATAATGTCAATATATGTGAACCATTCGAGAGAGCctgcaaaaggcaaaaataCATGATGGGAAACAAAGGTGTCTCCTTTGATCAGAGGCTGCTTGGACTCTGTGTGGTGATAGAACTAACCGCGAACGTCGGTTAGAGCAAAAACCTTCTTCTAATGTTTCGTAACGATTCCAGCGATGCTGTTTGAAAACGGTCGTGCTCTGAGCTCGCGTCTTCTCCTCGGGAGAGGTTCGCTTCATCCGCCCTGGGGTTCGTAACCTGTGCTGCCACAGAGGGAAGCGCCTCCTCAGCAGAGCAAGAGCGAGCTGCCCGAGGGAGCGGAGTGCTTTGGAAAACGCGGATAGAGCCCAAACGCTGGACGGTGTCCGCGCGCTTCCTGTGGGAGGCGTTAGCCGCACCTCACACAACTTCCCATCGCGACGCGCCTCCTTCTGCACGGCATCGCTTCAGTCCCCGGCCGCAGCCCGTGCCAGCCGCTTCCCACCCCAATCTCACTGCCTACAGCCGAGGACCGAAGCTCCTCGCCCGCCCTCCGCGCGTCCCCCCCCAGCCGCCGAACCGGGGGAAGCCGAGGGCGGCCGAGTCGAGGCGAGGCCGCGGAGCAGCAGGGGCGGGCCGGGGGCCGGGCGTCCCGCCGCCACGTCACGGGATTCCAGGCGCTCGGCCAATGGCGGCGCGGGGCGGAGGGACGGCGGCGGAGGGCGCCGGGCCGGGCGAGGGGCTGCAGCGCGGCGCCCCGCGCGTTCGGTTCGTGAGGGGCGGCGCCGTCCGGGCCGAACCCCCCGGGGAGGCGCGGCCGCTTCCCGCCCGCGTCCGCGCGGCTCCGCGAGCGGCGGGTCGGGCGGGTTCTGCTCCTCCCCGGCCTCGCCTTTCCCCGTCGCCCTCCGCGGCGCGGCCCGAGCGCAGGCCCCGCGCGCCGCCGGGGTCCGTTTGGCGGCCGTTAGGCGCCCGGCGGGGCGGGAATGGCAGCGGGCGCGCGGCGTGTCTTTTGTGTTTGTACACACGGCGCcgagggagggggcggggcctcgGCCGGGGCGGGGCCTTCCCTCCATTGTGCCCCATTGGCCGGCGGGCGGGGCGGAGGCGCGGCCCTGCGGCGGCCCGGCCCACCCCGGTCAGCCATCTTTCAATTGTGCtcgcagccgccgccgccagcagcagcagccgccgcAGCTCCGGCTCCTCCTCGCGCCCGCCCTCGGCCcgccctcctccctccctccctcccgcaCGGCAGCCGCGCTCGCCCAGGCGGACGGGGTAAGTGTGGCGCCGCGCCCCGcgcctctcccccccccccccccgcgccgtctccccgccgccccccggctCTCCCCGCAAACTTTGGTCGCCCCGCGGCCCGCtcccctcccgccgccgccccgcgccgccctcCCCTTCCAGCTCCGCGTCGCCGCTTCGCTCCGCCGGATCCCCCGCTCTGCGCGGCCGCCGCTCCCCGCTCGGCCCCGCTccggaccccccccccctttcccccccttttcccctttgGGCGGCTTTCCCCCGGGCTCTCGGCGGCTCCCCGGACCCGCGTCCCCCCGCATCGGAgccggggagcggcggcggagCGTTGCCGGGGCCGCCCGGGACCTCCCGGCCGCCTTCGCCTTCCCCGCTCCCCGCGGTTGTTGCTCAGCTTCACCATCTTGTCTCTTTTCTCTGGTCACCGaccatatttttttcccccctatcgCATCAAAAACAACCGGGAGTCGCACAAACGCGCTCCGGGAGCGGCCCCAACGCGCCGCCATTTGGGGGGTTCGGAGCGCAAACTTTTCCGCCGccccctccagctgcagccgCGCGGCCCGGAGCGGCCGGCGGGTTCCGCGCCTCGGTTTTGGCGACGGATCCGTCCTGCTGGGCGCGGGGCTGCGCTCGGCGCCCGTTTCCATCTTGCGCCGCGGCCGACGCCGGAGTTCGCCCGCGAGAGGCGCCGCGGAGCGGGGCGCTGCCGGGAGGGGACACCGCACGGAGCGAGGGGGGACCCGGCCGCTGCCCCCCGAAAGTTGCCCGCTCCCTccgcgcccggcccggcccttCCCCGGCCCTTCGGGCGACGCGGACGCCCGTTGGCCGCTCGCtcggcggggccgcggggcgggaGGGATAGAGGGGCGCCGGGCGGCTCGGGGTGGGGAACGGGAGGCCGGAACCGGCCGGGGGTGAACCCCGcaccgccgccccccgccgcccccgacagttgggggggggggggctgcgggcccCGCCGCTTCCTGGAGGGGCGGGGGGAGGAGCGGGGGGGCGCTCTGGGGTTAACGGCTCCGCTGGGCGGAGCGGGTCGGCGGcgcggcccccccccccctccaacccCCCGCACCCCGCGAGCGGGTGGGGCGGCGGGGCAGGgccgggcggggggggggaagcgCGCCCCGGCCGCGGGGTGAGGCGGGCGGCTTGTCGCGGCAGGTGTAAGGCAGCGACGTCGGCAGCAGCATGGCCCGCACCAAGCAGACCGCCCGCAAGTCCACCGGCGGCAAGGCGCCCCGCAAGCAGCTGGCCACCAAGGCGGCCCGCAAGAGCGCGCCCTCTACTGGCGGGGTGAAGAAGCCGCACCGCTACCGGTACGCTGCGCCCTCCGGCGGCACCGCGCCGCTCGGCTGCGGGATGGGGGGGCGGGAGCGGGCCCGAGCGGCGGGGAAACTTCGGCGCGGGGGGAAGCGGGGCCGGGCGGGACGGAGCGACCGCCGGAATCACTGTGAGAGGGAGAAGCGCGCGATGCCGCTCTGCAGCGGTAGCGGCGGCGCCGAGGTGAGTGCCGGGAAATAACACCGCTGCTAATGCGGGCTGCGCCGTACGGCCCGTACCTTCGGGTATTGCGGCCAGCCTTGACACGGagagaaggcagcaggcagggagagcCGCTCTGGGGTCACCGCACCAACTGACTGCGCTGCGCTGAGCCTGCCGCTGCGCGCCGTCAGGACGTGTGCACAGCACCCACAGTGCTGGCATCAGCACCCCTGGTGGCCTGATGCTGTCCTGTGCTCACGAGGGGAGGGATGAGTGGTGAGTAacagggaaagggaagcagagttcccgctgctgctgctgaaagcaacACGTTGATGGAACGCTGGGACtggctgcccagaaaagctgcgGGATCACCTTCCatagagatattcaagacctgcctggacactcACCTGCATGCCCTGCTGTGGGGAACTGCTTGTAGCAGGGGGTTGACAAGATAATTTccagtggtcccttccaacccctaaaTATGCACGTGTTTTTGATGTTTAGTTCAGGTTAGGTCACGAACCCTGTCAAGGCAATGCAGAATTAGGTTCTGAATACtaattgtctttttttgttaCGATCACGCATTCCTAAAGGCCTGGCACTGTGGCCCTCCGTGAAATCAGGCGCTATCAGAAGTCAACTGAACTTTTGATCCGCAAACTTCCCTTCCAACGTCTGGTGCGTGAAATTGCTCAGGACTTCAAAACAGATCTGCGCTTCCAGAGCGCTGCTATCGGTGCTTTGCAGGTAagtggtgctgggagcagcacctCACCCAGATGGCGCTTAACAGCTCCCTCAAGAACCCGTACCAAAGCACGCACCCATCTGCTTTACCAGAGATCTGCAAACTGGGAGAGTTTCCCAAGAAGTGGTAATTGTGAGGGCACAGCTGTTCCGTGaatgctgcaggaaggaggctCCCACCCGCCCTAATGCAGAAATGGCAGGCAGGGCTCAGCCCCCCActcctgctgagcagctgctttttttaatgttagctCCAGCTGCATTGTGCTGTGGTGGGCGCAGCCTCTGCTGGCAGGGCTCCAACATGGAGGATGCACCCCAATGGGCATCCTCTGTTTGCAGTCACCCTGATGTTGGTCTGCAGGTGTCACAGCTAAAATGATGCAGTGACAGGTCAGCAGCTCCTTGTAACAGCTGTCAACATACCATTTCACTGGTCATCCCATCCTTTCCCCCAGCAAAAGAATATCACAGTAAATAATCCATCAATGGATTTATCTGCAGTATAAATATCTAATATATATCCGAGCTCAAAACATACTGAAGTTTTACCTTTGGAAGAACAGAAAGTGTTGTCATGCAGAACTTGTTCCAGTCTGTCCAAATGAAGGTCTTGATGTCCTGAAATTCAGGTTAAAGTAAGACAGCTTGCTGAGCCACATCTAAAAGTGGTTGATGAAATGGCTATTTGTGTAAAGTGGTTCATACTAAGCATAACTCCTTTTATTGTGTTAAAGAACTTAGAATACATTGAGGGTGAAGCATTGATTACTCCTCCAGAGCCAAATTCCTGGCGGTCTTAACTGAATCTAGTATAAGCTCCCTAGAACTTGATATTCTTGTTCAGTTAGTTTAATGGGGTTCCTTTTGCTCTGTTCTGAAAGCTGACAGACTCCAGCTGTGCGGTTGTGCTGCCCAAATCAAGTGACCAAAAGTCAAGCCTTGTAAGGTCTCCTCCAAGGCTTTGTTCTTATGAGAATGAGAGAAATATATTCCTGATTCCAGAACCTGGTTATAGTTGTAGAATCCGATAATCAGAAAAGGAGAGCTACTcctcagaaaagaaaggcattCTACAAGACAAGGGCCAAAATGTGCACCATGAGGTCCCATATACCTGAGTGCATTCTTAGCTTTGAAAGGTGACTGCATGCATTTTGAAGGTTGCTGCTTTTGCTTGGTGTTCTGGCTTCACTCTTGGCTGTGAATACAGTAATTCTTCAATCCTGAGGTTCATTGATGTatgtttgtcttgttttgttctaAACTGGAATTACTTACTAACATTTAGACCATAGCTGATGCATCTTCAGAATAGTGGCTGGAATGTTCCTGGTTGTGCATtaagcagatgttggtggaaCGTTCATAGTGCTTCCTACTTGCCtatttcagaagaagaaaagcaacccCAACCTTAACCCTTTCAGTACCATATTACTTGGCTGGCTTATTTAGTGAAGTTTCTGAACTTTTCATGTAGTGGATTAGCAAGATATCAAAAATGGAATATCAAATAACTTAATACTACAGTCCTCATccacagtaaatatttttcttccttctaatTAA
This region of Excalfactoria chinensis isolate bCotChi1 chromosome 3, bCotChi1.hap2, whole genome shotgun sequence genomic DNA includes:
- the H3-3A gene encoding histone H3.3, with protein sequence MARTKQTARKSTGGKAPRKQLATKAARKSAPSTGGVKKPHRYRPGTVALREIRRYQKSTELLIRKLPFQRLVREIAQDFKTDLRFQSAAIGALQEASEAYLVGLFEDTNLCAIHAKRVTIMPKDIQLARRIRGERA